A genomic window from Micromonospora violae includes:
- a CDS encoding STAS domain-containing protein — MELSLTTRTVGEHTVLEVGGEVDVYTAPRLRERLFELIDGGARHVVVDLGRVDFLDSTGLGVLVGALKRLRPAGGSFALVCDKEPLLKIFRITALDQVFPLHPTVDAAISADSAGAGA; from the coding sequence ATGGAGCTGTCGCTGACGACCCGCACCGTGGGCGAGCACACGGTGCTCGAGGTCGGTGGTGAGGTGGACGTCTACACCGCGCCCCGGCTCCGCGAACGACTCTTCGAACTGATCGACGGTGGTGCTCGTCACGTGGTGGTCGACCTCGGTCGGGTGGATTTCCTCGACTCCACCGGGCTGGGCGTGCTGGTCGGCGCGCTCAAGCGGCTCCGTCCGGCGGGTGGTTCGTTCGCTCTGGTCTGCGACAAGGAGCCCCTGCTCAAGATCTTCCGGATCACCGCTCTGGACCAGGTGTTTCCGCTGCACCCGACTGTCGACGCGGCGATCAGCGCCGACTCGGCGGGCGCCGGCGCGTGA